The Glycine max cultivar Williams 82 chromosome 12, Glycine_max_v4.0, whole genome shotgun sequence genome window below encodes:
- the LOC100808247 gene encoding MLO-like protein 11, protein MEENSQEKRSLALTPTWSVATVLTVFVAVSLLVERSIHHLSNWLRKTNRKPLLAALEKMKEELMLLGFISLLLTATSRMIANICIPSKFYNSAFAPCTRSEIDEEMEDNSSEERKLLMASSYPHLVRRMLNSSTCKEGYEPFVSYEGLEQLHRFIFVMAVTHISYSCLTMLLAIVKIHSWRVWEDEAHMDRHNSLTEITKELTMRRQSTFVKSHASNPLNKNSSLIWVTCFFRQFGHSVVLADYLTLRKGFIMNHNLSFKYDFHSYMIRSMEEEFQRIVGVSGPLWGFVIAFMLFNIKGSNLYFWIAIIPVSLVLLVGTKLQHVIATLALENAGITRFFPEAKLRPRDELFWFNKPELLLSLIHFILFQNAFELASFFWFWWQFGYYSCFIRNHLLLYIRLILGLAGQFLCSYSTLPLYALVTQMGTNYKAALIPQRIRETIHGWGKAARRKRRHGMFTDDSTIHTDTSTVLSIEEDDQLIDTPEVELQPATAVTATPSPIANETSSRAVTPLLRPSASISSVQCSSKAEAIPRCSSMPSGR, encoded by the exons ATGGAAGAAAATTCTCAAGAAAAGCGGTCTTTGGCTTTGACTCCTACATGGTCTGTTGCCACTGTGTTGACAGTGTTTGTTGCTGTCTCTCTGCTTGTGGAGCGCTCCATTCACCATTTAAGCAAC TGGCTGCGGAAAACTAATCGAAAGCCATTGCTTGCAGCTCTagagaagatgaaagaag AGTTGATGTTACTCGGATTTATATCACTCTTATTAACAGCTACCTCACGCATGATAGCCAATATTTGCATTCCATCGAAGTTCTACAACAGTGCTTTTGCTCCATGCACTAGATCTGAGATTGATGAAGAAATGGAAGACAACAGCTCTGAAGAGCGTAAATTATTGATGGCTTCTTCTTATCCACACTTAGTTAGAAGGATGTTGAATAGCAGCACCTGCAAAGAG GGTTATGAACCTTTTGTTTCGTATGAAGGTCTAGAGCAGTTGCACCGATTCATTTTTGTCATGGCGGTAACGCATATATCTTACAGTTGCCTAACTATGTTGTTGGCCATTGTGAAG ATTCACAGTTGGAGAGTGTGGGAGGATGAGGCTCATATGGATCGGCATAATTCATTAACTG AAATTACAAAAGAGTTGACCATGCGAAGGCAATCAACCTTTGTCAAGTCTCATGCATCAAACCCATTGAACAAAAATAGTTCCCTCATTTGGGTG ACATGCTTTTTCCGTCAATTTGGGCATTCTGTGGTTCTTGCGGATTATCTTACGCTTCGCAAAGGCTTCATCATG AATCACAACCTTTCATTCAAATATGATTTTCACAGCTACATGATTCGATCAATGGAAGAGGAATTCCAAAGGATAGTTGGTGTGAG TGGTCCACTCTGGGGATTTGTTATTGCCTTCATGCTTTTCAACATTAAAG GATCTAATCTATATTTCTGGATAGCTATCATTCCTGTATCT CTTGTGCTCTTGGTGGGAACAAAACTACAGCATGTTATTGCAACCTTGGCATTGGAGAATGCTGGAATTACAAGGTTCTTCCCAGAAGCAAAGTTGAGGCCTCGTGATGAACTTTTCTGGTTTAATAAGCCTGAACTATTGCTATCGTTGATCCATTTCATTCTCTTCCAG AATGCATTTGAGCTGGCTTCATTCTTTTGGTTCTGG TGGCAGTTCGGATATTATTCCTGCTTTATTAGGAATCACCTTCTCCTTTATATAAGGCTAATATTGGG GTTAGCAGGACAGTTTCTTTGCAGCTACAGCACCTTGCCACTCTATGCACTTGTTACACAG ATGGGAACAAACTACAAGGCAGCATTAATCCCACAGAGGATAAGAGAAACAATTCATGGTTGGGGCAAGGCAGCTAGGAGGAAGAGAAGACATGGCATGTTCACTGATGACTCCACCATTCACACAGACACAAGCACTGTGTTGTCTATTGAAGAAGATGATCAATTAATTGATACCCCTGAAGTAGAATTACAACCAGCAACAGCTGTTACAGCTACCCCTTCTCCCATTGCTAATGAAACTTCAAGTAGGGCTGTTACACCCCTCCTAAGACCCTCTGCCTCAATATCTTCAGTGCAATGCAGTTCTAAAGCTGAAGCAATTCCAAGATGCTCCTCTATGCCAAGTGGAAGATAA
- the LOC100789185 gene encoding choline transporter protein 1, translating to MRGPLGAVIGRYPSSDGTTHLGGIIRHNKKCRDIAVLVIFVAFWIALIVNSSFAFNRGNPLRLTYGLDYKGNVCGQKHAVQDLRELELRYWLSPNQVYQSGLKDSQFKLANARSICLLDCPIPSEDSLTWVCDYPEGDIRVSLNDWIDMNYDYFEFLTPEMRNSSLQLQGPCYPVIFPSVNVYWSCQFIVKASNVSLKHWRQMGGVNINEDIVIDKSIHEYINSHSAVLKRYMADIGKAWPVLIVCGGILPLFLSVIWLLMIRHFVAAMPWITVVLFNVLIISVTMFFYLKVGWIGNDAISPIIGEHDPYIHVFVRELTHLRVVTVLMTFIMLVAILTSIAVVRRILMATSVLKVAAKMIGEVRALIIFPIIPYGILAVFYMFWISAALHLFSSGRVVQNNCNSNCCAYDLLEKKVICDQCCGYSILYTPHIGVAILFHFFSCYWATQFLIACSSTVIAGSVASYYWAHGEASPEIPFLSVFSSMKRLLRYSLGSVALGSLTVSFVESIRFLLESIRRKLKGSSHVPDSWIGKAAHQSSQCFRRSIEWTIKSVNRNAYIMIAITGKSFFRASAIATELIMNNILRIGRVNVIGDVILFLGKLCVSLSSAAFAFLMLDAHKYRSAHNKISSPLLPVVVCWALGYIVATLFFAVVEMSIDTIILSFCQDSEEHGTAQYAPPLLIETLGDQNEMQRLTQGPQ from the exons ATGAGGGGTCCTTTGGGTGCAGTCATAGGAAGGTACCCTTCAAGTGATGGAACCACTCATTTGGGTGGCATCATAAGGCACAACAAAAAATGCAGAGACATAGCCGTTCTTGTCATCTTTGTTGCATTCTGGATTGCCTTGATTGTCAACTCCAGCTTTGCTTTCAACCGAGGAAACCCATTGAG GCTTACTTATGGGCTGGACTACAAAGGAAACGTGTGTGGACAAAAGCATGCAGTTCAAGATCTTCGAGAATTGGAGCTCAGATACTGGCTAAGTCCTAATCAGGTTTATCAAAGTGGATTGAAGGATAGCCAATTCAAGCTGGCCAACGCCCGCAGTATATGCTTATTGGACTGCCCTATACCTTCTGAAGATTCACTTACTTGGGTGTGTGATTATCCTGAAGGAGATATTCGCGTTTCATTGAATGATTGGATTGATATGAACTATGATTATTTTGAGTTCCTTACGCCAGAAATGAGAAACTCTTCTCTTCAACTTCAAGGCCCTTGTTATCCTGTCATATTTCCTAGTGTAAATG TTTACTGGAGTTGCCAATTCATTGTTAAAGCATCGAATGTATCCTTAAAGCATTGGCGGCAGATGGGTGGAGTTAACATCAATGAAGACATTGTTATTGACAAGTCCATTCATGAGTATATCAATTCTCATTCAGCTGTTTTAAAG AGATACATGGCTGACATAGGAAAGGCATGGCCTGTGCTGATTGTTTGTGGAGGGATTTTACCTCTGTTTCTGTCTGTGATTTGGCTGCTGATGATTCGGCATTTTGTTGCTGCCATGCCTTGGATTACAGTGGTTTTGTTTAATGTTCTTATAATATCAGTTACAATGTTTTTCTACCTAAAAG TTGGCTGGATAGGAAATGATGCTATTTCCCCCATCATAGGTGAGCATGATCCTTACATTCATGTATTTGTAAGG GAGCTTACTCATCTACGAGTTGTCACTGTCCTTATGACCTTTATCATGCTTGTTGCCATTCTTACATCAATTGCTGTTGTTCGGCGAATCCTTATGGCAACTTCTGTCCTTAAG GTTGCTGCAAAAATGATAGGAGAAGTTCGAGCACTTATTATTTTTCCAATCATACCGTATGGTATTCTTGCAGTGTTCTACATGTTCTGGATTTCTGCTGCTCTTCATTTGTTTAGCTCTGGTCGGGTTGTTCAGAATAATTGCAACTCTAACTGTTGCGCATATGACCTGTTGGAAAAAAAGGTGATCTGTGATCAgtgttgtggatatagcattCTTTACACACCGCATATTGGAGTTGCCAtcctttttcacttttttagCTGTTATTGGGCTACACAGTTTCTCATAGCTTGCTCATCAACAGTGATTGCTGGATCTGTTGCCTCTTACTATTGGGCCCATGGTGAAGCATCT CCTGAAATTCCTTTTCTTTCAGTCTTTTCCTCCATGAAGAGGCTTTTGCGTTACAGTCTTGGTTCTGTGGCTCTTGGCTCTCTGACTGTATCATTTGTAGAGTCAATCCGCTTTCTGCTTGAATCTATTCGCCGGAAACTTAAAGGCTCTAGCCACGTGCCTGATAGCTGGATTGGCAAGGCTGCTCACCAATCTTCTCAATGTTTTCGAAGGTCTATTGAGTGGACCATCAAATCAGTGAACCGAAATGCTTACATCATG ATTGCTATAACGGGTAAAAGTTTCTTTAGAGCTTCTGCTATTGCAACAGAATTGATCATGAATAACATCCTACGGATTGGGCGTGTTAACGTTATTGGAGATGTTATTTTGTTCCTTGGAAAACTATGTGTCAGCCTCTCAAGTGCTGCTTTTGCTTTCCTCATGTTGGACGCACACAAGTACAGATCTGCACATAACAAGATCTCATCTCCACTATTGCCTGTTGTG GTTTGCTGGGCTCTTGGATATATTGTTGCAACTCTTTTCTTTGCAGTTGTAGAGATGTCAATTGACACCATCATTCTCTCATTCTGCCAAGACTCTGAAGAGCATGGGACAGCACAGTATGCTCCACCTCTTCTCATTGAAACTCTTGGAGACCAAAATGAGATGCAGAGACTTACACAAGGACCCCAATGA
- the LOC100808770 gene encoding vicilin-like seed storage protein At2g18540 translates to MSRDENANGSQPESDDDDEAPARRYSRKSRENSDVDSEPDRKHINSRRGTSDSDDGDRRRRRERKSRRHYCSESDSGSGKAREDSDVDSETDRKQCNSRRKSQGGRSDSDDGDRTHRRKRKSRRRHSSDFGSEESESERSGSESESEEERKRREKRRRREKEDEREWKRRRREKERKRRRREKEKEEEERRKKEKLKKKKKKEKEERGKKGAVTNSWGKYGVIRETDMWTKRPEFTAWLAEVKQVNLENMSNWEEKQMFKEFMEDHNTATFPSKKYYNLDAYYRHQMEKEMKKGFKKVQATERTVFNDEEQRRQELLQAREKHKEEQVMALKHSMQTGMAQAMKEQTQLREEMAYQYKLGNFEAAAAIQRRLDPDAAI, encoded by the exons ATGTCGAGAGACGAAAACGCAAACGGTTCTCAGCCGGAAAGCGACGACGACGACGAAGCTCCGGCACGGAGATATTCTAGGAAATCGCGAGAAAATTCGGATGTAGATTCTGAACCCGATAGAAAGCACATCAATTCGCGGAGAGGAACCTCCGATTCCGACGACGGGGATAGGCGCCGCCGGAGGGAGAGGAAATCGCGGCGGCACTACTGCAGCGAGTCGGATTCCGGTTCCGGGAAAGCGCGAGAAGATTCTGATGTAGACTCGGAAACCGATAGAAAGCAATGCAATTCGAGGAGAAAATCGCAGGGAGGACGCTCGGATTCCGACGACGGCGACAGAACGCACCGGAGGAAGAGGAAATCGCGGCGGCGCCACAGCAGTGACTTCGGCTCGGAGGAGTCCGAGTCGGAGCGGTCCGGTTCGGAATCGGAGAGTGAGGAGGAGCGGAAGCGGCGGGAGAAGAGGAGAAGGAGAGAGAAGGAGGATGAGAGGGAGTGGAAGCggagaaggagagagaaagagaggaagaggcgaaggagagagaaagagaaagaggaagaggagaggaggaagaaggagaagctgaagaaaaagaagaagaaggagaaggaggagagAGGGAAGAAGGGAGCGGTGACGAATTCTTGGGGGAAGTATGGTGTTATTAGAGAAACTGATATGTG GACCAAACGACCAGAGTTCACTGCATGGTTGGCAGAAGTAAAGCAG GTGAATCTGGAGAATATGTCCAATTGGGAAGAAAAACAGATGTTCAAAGA ATTCATGGAGGATCACAACACAGCTACCTTTCCTTCCAAAAA GTACTACAATCTTGATGCTTACTACAGGCATCAAATggaaaaagagatgaaaaaagGTTTTAAGAAAGTCCAGGCAACAGAGCGCACTGTTTTCAATGATGAAGAACAGCGCAG GCAAGAATTGTTGCAAGCTCGTGAAAAGCACAAGGAGGAGCAAGTAATGGCATTGAAGCACTCTATGCAAACTGGAATG GCACAGGCAATGAAAGAGCAAACTCAACTTAGGGAGGAGATGGCTTACCAGTACAAGCTTGGAAACTTTGAG GCTGCTGCTGCTATCCAGAGAAGGTTGGATCCCGATGCTGCCATATAG
- the LOC100526924 gene encoding uncharacterized protein LOC100526924 (The RefSeq protein has 1 substitution compared to this genomic sequence), whose protein sequence is MATVQLQSLTLVRSSALPSATFSPPIALSGRRNSTALPRYACLRLRPAAETCFPTRAALRTAPRGGGVKCEAGDTAVEVAPITDANWQSLVLESESPVLVEFWAPWCGPCRMIHPIIDELAKEYVGRLKCYKLNTDESPSTATRYGIRSIPTVIIFKNGEKKDTVIGAVPKTTLTSSIEKFL, encoded by the exons ATGGCCACCGTGCAACTCCAATCCCTAACCCTTGTTCGCTCCTCCGCACTCCCTTCCGCCACCTTCTCCCCTCCGATCGCCCTCTCCGGCCGCCGGAACTCCGCCGCGCTGCCGCGCTACGCCTGCCTCCGACTCCGACCCGCCGCCGAGACCTGTTTTCCGACTCGCGCCGCCTTGAGAACCGCTCCTCGCGGCGGAGGCGTCAAGTGCGAGGCAGGAGACACCGCCGTTGAAG TGGCTCCTATTACTGATGCAAATTGGCAATCACTTGTGCTTGAATCTGAGTCTCCAGTATTGGTTGAATTCTGGGCTCCATGGTGTGGTCCCTGCCGTATGATACATCCGATAATTGATGAGCTGGCAAAGGAATATGTTGGTAGGCTTAAGTGCTACAAACTCAATACTGATGAAAGCCCTTCAACCGCTACTCGGTACGGGATCCGAAGTATCCCAACTGTCATTATTTTCAAGAATGGTGAGAAGAAAGATACAGTTATTGGAGCTGTGCCCAAGACAACATTGACCTCAAGCATAGAAAAATTCTTGTGA